Proteins from a genomic interval of Cucumis melo cultivar AY chromosome 7, USDA_Cmelo_AY_1.0, whole genome shotgun sequence:
- the LOC107991265 gene encoding zinc finger BED domain-containing protein DAYSLEEPER-like, which produces MELQNGETDNETHQSGVTTSMELESYLPLTPMDNSNKRRRKKSFVWDYFTVQTAEDGCIKAYCNQCNKAFAYINGSKLAGTSHLKRHIALGICPVSRERNQSNGTPTTFTKRNTANPPRKRYRATPTFASFPFDQNRCNHDIAIMIIMHEYPLYMVEQPGFIDFVKNLQPQFNMMSYTTVQEECTSIYLREKESLLNFVCGIPSRISLSIDVWTSSDTTCYVFLKGHFIDNNWNSHCRILNVVRLPSLKDDALNLAVVTCLSNWQLSGRVYALTVDQSFLSDTIAMNFRSFLVANDPNFLNGQLLLGNCLAQVLCQLAQNALSSTSEVVWKIRESVKYVKTSLVREEKFIELKHQLKVPSNKELSIDNQTKWDTTFHMLVAACELKEVFSCLDASDPNYDLNISVDDWKVAEILCTYLKYFFGVANILTSPCYPTANVFFPEVSKIQTELTNASMSQDPLVRDLTKPLKDKFDKYWKECCLVLALAVVMDPRFKLKLVEFIFSKVFVQNADEWIRIVDYGLHDLFLQFTMETLTLSETFGEDGNIGISITELQDEEHQGEIFLTTGDGLSDFDVYISEISEGQQTKSELDRYLEEELSPKSQEFDVLSWWRLNKYRYPTLAKMACDILSMPVSTVNRDSVFDTEIRRMDSYRRSLPSATLEALICTRDWLQYGSLQSSSTETSDATVKSEF; this is translated from the exons ATGGAGTTGCAAAACGGAGAAACTGATAATGAAACTCATCAATCTGG TGTTACGACTTCAATGGAATTAGAATCTTATCTTCCTTTAACACCGATGGATAATTCAAATAAGCGTAGAAGGAAAAAGTCTTTTGTTTGGGATTATTTCACTGTTCAGACAGCTGAAGATGGATGTATCAAAGCCTATTGTAATCAGTGCAATAAAGCTTTTGCTTACATTAATGGTTCAAAGCTAGCAGGCACCAGCCACCTAAAGCGTCACATTGCGTTAGGCATCTGCCCTGTAAGTCGTGAGCGGAACCAGTCTAATGGTACCCCTACAACTTTCACCAAGAGGAATACTGCCAATCCACCTAGAAAACGGTATAGGGCAACTCCTACATTTGCAAGTTTTCCCTTTGATCAGAATCGATGTAATCATGATATTGCCATCATGATTATTATGCATGAGTATCCACTTTACATGGTAGAGCAGCCCGGATTTATTGATTTCGTCAAAAATCTTCAACCACAGTTCAATATGATGAGCTACACCACAGTACAGGAAGAATGCACATCGATTTACCTTAGAGAGAAAGAAAGCCTCTTAAATTTTGTTTGTGGAATTCCTAGTCGAATAAGTTTATCGATAGATGTTTGGACTTCTAGTGACACCACTTGCTATGTCTTCTTGAAAGGACATTTCATCGACAATAATTGGAACTCACATTGCCGAATCCTAAATGTTGTTAGATTACCCTCTCTCAAGGATGATGCCCTTAACCTAGCCGTTGTCACTTGCTTATCTAATTGGCAATTGAGTGGACGTGTCTACGCCCTCACAGTTGATCAGTCCTTTTTGAGTGATACCATTGCTATGAACTTTAGAAGTTTCCTAGTTGCTAATGACCCAAATTTTCTTAATGGTCAGTTATTATTAGGAAATTGCTTAGCACAAGTTCTTTGTCAGCTTGCACAGAATGCTCTATCGTCAACAAGTGAAGTCGTATGGAAGATTCGTGAAAGTGTAAAGTATGTAAAGACCTCCTTGGTGCGAGAGGAGAAGTTTATTGAGTTGAAGCACCAACTTAAAGTACCCAGCAATAAGGAGCTTTCAATCGATAATCAAACCAAGTGGGACACAACATTTCATATGTTGGTAGCAGCCTGTGAATTGAAAGAAGTATTTTCTTGCTTAGATGCATCTGATCCAAATTACGACTTAAATATTTCAGTGGATGATTGGAAGGTGGCAGAAATTCTTTGCAcatatttgaagtattttttcGGTGTGGCTAACATTTTAACTTCCCCTTGTTATCCAACTGCAAATGTATTCTTTCCAGAAGTATCAAAAATTCAAACGGAGCTCACTAATGCAAGCATGAGCCAGGATCCGCTTGTTCGTGACCTGACAAAGCCTTTGAAAGATAAGTTTGATAAATATTGGAAAGAATGCTGCTTAGTTTTAGCGTTGGCAGTTGTAATGGATCCAAGGTTCAAGTTGAAGCTTGTTGAATTCATCTTCTCCAAAGTTTTTGTTCAAAATGCAGATGAGTGGATCAGAATTGTTGATTATGGTCTCCATGATCTTTTTCTCCAGTTTACCATGGAAACACTTACCCTTTCAGAGACCTTTGGAGAAGATGGGAATATCGGTATTTCCATAACCGAGTTGCAGGATGAAGAACATCAGGGAGAAATCTTTCTTACAACAGGTGACGGGCTCTCAGATTTTGATGTATATATTTCTGAGATCTCTGAAGGCCAGCAAACAAAATCGGAGTTAGATCGTTATTTAGAAGAGGAGTTATCACCCAAATCACAAGAATTTGACGTCTTGAGTTGGTGGAGATTAAACAAATATCGGTATCCTACGCTGGCAAAAATGGCTTGTGATATTCTGTCCATGCCGGTTTCAACCGTTAACCGTGACTCGGTTTTCGACACTGAAATCAGAAGAATGGATAGCTATCGGAGGTCATTGCCGTCAGCAACGCTTGAGGCTCTCATTTGCACTAGAGATTGGTTACAGTACGGATCATTACAATCCTCATCCACAGAGACTTCTGATGCCACTGTGAAAAGtgaattttag
- the LOC103494661 gene encoding signal recognition particle 54 kDa protein 2 has translation MVLAQLGGSISRALQQMSNATVIDEKVLNECLNEITRALLQSDVQFKLVRDMQTNIKKIVNLDDLAAGHNKRKIIQQAVFNELCKMLDPGKPSFTPKKGKTSVVMFVGLQGSGKTTTCTKYAYYHQKKGWKPALVCADTFRAGAFDQLKQNATKAKIPFYGSYMESDPVKIAVEGVERFKKENCDLIIVDTSGRHKQEAALFEEMRQVSEATKPDLVIFVMDSSIGQAAFDQAQAFKQSVAVGAVIVTKMDGHAKGGGALSAVAATKSPVIFIGTGEHMDEFEVFDVKPFVSRLLGMGDWSGFMDKIHEVVPMDQQPELLQKLSEGNFTLRIMYEQFQSLLKMGPISQVFSMLPGVSAELMPKGREKESQAKLKRYMTMMDSMTDEELDSTNPKLINESRMMRIARGSGRRVQEVMEMMEEYKRLAKVWSKMKGLKIPKKGEMSALSRNMNAQHMSKVLPPQILKQIGGMGGLQSLMKQMGSNKDMMGMFGGGDK, from the exons ATGGTGTTAGCACAGCTTGGGGGGAGCATTTCTCGTGCTCTCCAGCAGATGAGCAATGCGACGGTGATCGATGAGAAAGTTTTGAACGAATGTCTCAACGAGATCACCCGCGCTCTTCTTCAATCCGATGTCCAATTCAAGCTTGTCCGTGATATGCAGACCAATATCAAGAAAATTGTTAATCTCGATGACCTCGCTGCCGGTCACAATAAGCGCAAGATCATTCAACAG GCTGTATTTAATGAACTGTGCAAAATGCTAGATCCTGGAAAGCCTTCTTTTACACCAAAGAAAGGGAAAACAAGCGTTGTCATGTTTGTTGGTTTACAAG GGTCTGGGAAAACCACAACATGTACTAAGTATGCATATTATCATCAGAAGAAAGGCTGGAAGCCTGCTTTGGTCTGTGCAGATACATTCAGAGCTGGTGCTTTTGATCAATTGAAGCAGAATGCAACCAAAGCAAAGATTCCCTTTTATGGAAG TTACATGGAATCAGATCCTGTTAAAATTGCGGTCGAAGGAGTGGAAAGATTCAAGAAAGAAAATTGTGATCTCATAATTGTTGATACCAGTGGGCGTCACAAACAGGAAGCTGCTCTTTTTGAAGAAATGCGTCAAGTTTCTGAAGCAACG AAACCGGATCTCGTTATATTTGTCATGGATAGCAGTATCGGTCAAGCGGCATTTGACCAGGCTCAAGCATTTAAACAAAGTGTTGCAGTTGGTGCTGTGATTGTGACCAAGATGGATGGTCACGCAAAGGGAGGTGGTGCTCTGAGTGC TGTTGCAGCAACAAAGAGTCCGGTTATTTTCATTGGAACAGGAGAACATATGGATGAGTTTGAAGTTTTTGATGTTAAACCATTTGTCAGCCGTCTTCTAG GCATGGGAGACTGGTCTGGATTCATGGATAAAATTCATGAAGTCGTGCCAATGGATCAGCAACCAGAGCTCTTGCAAAAGCTTTCAGAAGGAAATTTTACTTTGAGAATTATGTACGAGCAGTTTCAGAGCTTACTTAAGATGGGTCCAATTAGCCAG GTATTTTCAATGCTACCCGGAGTTAGTGCTGAATTGATGCCGAAAGGACGTGAAAAGGAAAGCCAGGCGAAACTTAAGCGGTACATGACCATGATGGACTCAATGACGGATGAAG AATTGGATAGCACAAACCCAAAGCTCATAAATGAGTCGCGAATGATGCGAATAGCACGAGGTTCAGGTCGCCGTGTTCAGGAAGTAATGGAAATGATGGAAGAGTACAAGCGTCTCGCCAAGGTATGGAGCAAGATGAAAGGGCTGAAGATCCCAAAGAAGGGCGAAATGAGCGCACTATCACGTAATATGAACGCACAGCACATGAGTAAGGTCCTTCCTCCCCAGATTTTGAAGCAAATTGGTGGGATGGGTGGCTTACAGAGCTTGATGAAGCAAATGGGTTCAAATAAAGATATGATGGGAATGTTTGGAGGTGGAGACAAGTAG